The Haloterrigena turkmenica DSM 5511 genome includes the window CTCCTCTCCTACGGCTACGATCCCGGCTGCGAGCACGTCGACGCCCTGCTCGAGGCGCTCTCGCCGTCGCTCTGTCTTGTCGGCCACCACCACCGCCACCGCGAGGCCGAACTCGCCGGCGTCGACGTCGTGAGCCTCGCGCCCGCCTGGGAGCGATACTACACACTCGAGGGCGACGTCGACAGGGGTGGGCTCCGGCTCGAGGGCCACGAGCACGCGTTCGGCACCGATGCGTCCGACTGACCGCGGCGACGGCGGCGACGGAATCGTGGCGGACCGCCGCGGGTCGCGGTGATATGAACGGCTCCGAGAACTGACGGCTCGTACGCCGGACGCGAGTTACGGACCGAACCGAAACGGAGAGAGAAAACGGCAGAACAACGGGTTTGCGTCGAACGCCGGGTGGCCTCAGAACGTCTCGAGGTAGCGGTCGAGCTCCCACTCGGAGACGTCGACGAGGTACTCCTCGAACTCCTGGCGCTTGGCCTCGACGAATTTCGGCGCGACGTGCTCGCCCAGCGCGCTGTAGATGGCCTCGTCGTCCTCGAGGGCGTCGACGGCCTTACCGAGGTTCGACGGGAGGGTGTCGATGCCGTACTCGTCGCGCTTCTGCTCGTCGAACTCGTAGATGTTCTCCCGGACCGGGTCGGGACACTCGAGGTCCTGTTCGATGCCGTCGAGACCGGCGTGGATCATGACGGCGAAGGCGAGGTACGGGTTACAGGACGGATCCGGCGAGCGCAGTTCGATTCGCGAAGCTGCCGGTGTGCGGGCCGCGGGCTTGCGGACCAGCGCCGAGCGGTTGCGGTCCGACCAGGCGACGTAGACCGGCGCCTCGTAGCCCGGCACCAGGCGCTTGTAGCTGTTGACCGTCGGGTTCGCGACCGCCGTGATCGCCGGCGCGTGCTCGAGAATACCCGCGAGGAACGAGTGAGCCTCGTCGCTGAGGTTGAACTCGTCGTCCTCGTCGTGGAAGGCGTTCTCGCCGTCCTCGAACAGCGAGAAGTGCGTGTGCATCCCCGAGCCGTTGATCTTCGGGATCGGCTTGGGCATGAACGTCGCGTGCAGGTCGTGTTGGGCCGCGATGGCGCGGACGACGGTGCGGAAGGTGGCGACGTTGTCCGCGGTCGCGAGCGCGTCGTCGTACTCGAAGTTGATCTCGTGTTGCCCCTCGGCGACCTCGTGGTGGCTGGCCTCGATCTCGAAGCCCATGTCCTCGAGACCGTAGATGATGTCGCGGCGGACGTCGCTGGCGAGGTCTTTCGGCGCGAGGTCGAAGTAGCCGCCGGCGTCGTTGGTCTTGGTCGTCGCACGGCCCTCCTCGTCTTCCTCGAACAGGAAGAACTCCGGCTCGGGCGCGGCGTTGACATCGTAGCCGAGGTCCTCGGCGCGCTCGAGGGCGTTCTTGAGGACGCGGCGCGGGTCGCCCTCGAAGGGCTCGCCCGTCGAGGTGTTGTAGACGTCACAGATCATCCGGGCCGCGGCACTGTCCTCCTTCTGGCGCCACGGGAGGATGGCGAACGTGTCCGGGTCGGGGACCAGGCGCATGTCCGATTCCTGAATGCGGACGAAGCCTTCGATCGAGGAGCCGTCGAAGTAGATACCCTCGCTGAAGGCCTTCTCGGCCTGGCGAGCGGGAACGGAGACGTTCTTTACCGTTCCGAGAATGTCAGTGAACTGAAGACGGAGGAAATCGACGTCTTTCTCCTCGATCTCGTCTAATACCGCCTGTTCGGCCTCGGTGATGTTTCCGCTTGTCATATTTCTCGTCGTCCTACCCAAGTAACTCTGCTACTAAAACCCTACTGCTCTAAGCAAATCTTCTCTCCAGCGGTCGGAACTGACTGTTCGTAAAGTTCTAATGGGACTAGTGAGTGGGTGAGTGTGATGACGTACGAAAATCTCGATGCAAAACTAGTGAATGAACTTCTGGGTAACGGACGGGCGAGCCTCCGCA containing:
- the glnA gene encoding type I glutamate--ammonia ligase codes for the protein MTSGNITEAEQAVLDEIEEKDVDFLRLQFTDILGTVKNVSVPARQAEKAFSEGIYFDGSSIEGFVRIQESDMRLVPDPDTFAILPWRQKEDSAAARMICDVYNTSTGEPFEGDPRRVLKNALERAEDLGYDVNAAPEPEFFLFEEDEEGRATTKTNDAGGYFDLAPKDLASDVRRDIIYGLEDMGFEIEASHHEVAEGQHEINFEYDDALATADNVATFRTVVRAIAAQHDLHATFMPKPIPKINGSGMHTHFSLFEDGENAFHDEDDEFNLSDEAHSFLAGILEHAPAITAVANPTVNSYKRLVPGYEAPVYVAWSDRNRSALVRKPAARTPAASRIELRSPDPSCNPYLAFAVMIHAGLDGIEQDLECPDPVRENIYEFDEQKRDEYGIDTLPSNLGKAVDALEDDEAIYSALGEHVAPKFVEAKRQEFEEYLVDVSEWELDRYLETF